Within Caulobacter segnis, the genomic segment TCGAACAACCGCGAAGACATCAAGGAAGCCTATGCCGGCGACATCGTCGCCCTGGCCGGCCTGAAGGAAACCCGCACCGGTGACACCCTGTGCGACCCGCTGAAGTCGCCGGTCATCCTGGAGCGCATGGAATTCCCGGCTCCGGTCATCGAGATCGCCGTCGAACCCAAGTCGAAGGCCGACCAGGAGAAGCTGGGCGTCGCCCTGCAGAAGCTGGCCGCCGAAGATCCGTCCTTCACCGTCTCGACCGACTTCGAGTCGGGCCAGACGATCCTGAAGGGCATGGGCGAGCTGCACCTCGACATCAAGATCGACATCCTGAAGCGCACCTACAAGGTCGAGGCCAACATCGGCGCGCCGCAGGTCGCCTATCGTGAATCGCTGGGCCGCAAGGTCGACATCGACTACACGCACAAGAAGCAGACCGGTGGTACGGGCCAGTTCGCCCGCGTCATGATCACCTTCGAGCCGGGCGAGCCGGGTTCGGGCTTCGTGTTCGAAAACTCGATCGTCGGCGGCGCGGTGCCGAAGGAATACATCCCCGGCGTCCAGAAGGGCCTGGAATCGGTCAAGGACAACGGCCTGCTGGCCGGCTTCCCGCTGATCGACTTCAAGGCGACCCTGACGGACGGCAAGTTCCACGACGTCGACTCGTCGGTCCTGGCCTTCGAAATCGCCGCTCGCGCCGCCTTCAAGGAACTGCGCGAGAAGGGCAACCCGAAGCTGCTCGAGCCGATCATGAAGGTCGAGGTCGTGACGCCGGAAGAATACCTGGGCTCGGTCATCGGCGATCTGAACAGCCGCCGTGGCATGATCCAGGGTCAAGACATGCGCGGCAACGCCACGGTGGTGAACGCCTTCGTGCCGCTGGCCAACATGTTCGGCTATGTGAACACGCTGCGGGGCATGTCCCAGGGCCGCGCCCAGTTCAGCATGGTCTACGATCACTACGAGCCGGTGCCGCAACACGTCGCCGACGAAGTGATCAAGAAGTACGCCTAACTAAGAACCCCAGAAGTCCAACCATTGAAGGCCCCGCTGGGGTCCTGGAGCTAAGAAGATGGCCAAGGAAAAGTTCGAACGCACTAAGCCGCACTGCAACATCGGCACGATTGGTCACGTTGACCATGGCAAGACGACGCTGACGGCCGCGATCACGATCACGCTGGCGAAGTCGGGCGGCGCGACCGCCAAGAACTACGCCGACATCGACGCGGCGCCGGAAGAAAAGGCCCGCGGCATCACGATCAACACCGCGCACGTCGAGTATGAGACGGCCAACCGTCACTACGCGCACGTCGACTGCCCCGGCCACGCCGACTACGTGAAGAACATGATCACGGGCGCGGCCCAGATGGACGGCGCGATCCTGGTCGTGTCGGCCGCCGACGGCCCGATGCCGCAGACCCGCGAGCACATCCTGCTGGCCCGTCAGGTCGGCGTGCCGGCCCTGGTCGTGTTCATGAACAAGGTCGACATGGTCGACGACGAAGAGCTGCTGGAGCTCGTCGAAATGGAGGTGCGCGAGCTGCTGAGCAGCTACCAGTTCCCGGGCGACGACATCCCGATCACCAAGGGTTCGGCCCTGGCCGCGGTCGAAGGCCGTGACGCCAAGATCGGCGAAGAAGCGATCCTGGCCCTGATGGCCTCGGTGGACGAGTACATCCCGCAGCCGGAACGCCCGATCGACCTGCCGTTCCTGATGCCGGTCGAAGACGTGTTCTCGATCTCGGGCCGCGGCACCGTGGTCACCGGTCGCGTCGAGCGCGGCATCGTCAAGGTCGGCGAAGAAGTCGAAATCGTCGGCATCCGTCCGGTCCAGAAGACGACCTGCACGGGCGTCGAAATGTTCCGCAAGCTGCTGGACCAAGGTCAAGCCGGCGACAACGTGGGCGTGCTGCTGCGCGGCACCAAGCGTGAAGACGTCGAGCGCGGCCAAGTGCTGTGCAAGCCCGGTTCGATCACGCCGCACACCAAGTTCGTGGCCGAAGCCTACATCCTGACCAAGGAAGAAGGCGGCCGTCACACCCCGTTCTTCACCAACTACCGTCCGCAGTTCTACTTCCGCACGACGGACGTCACCGGGATCATCAAGCTGCGCGAAGGCGTGGAAATGATCATGCCGGGCGACAACGCCGAGCTGGACGTCGAGCTGATCACCCCGATCGCCATGGAAGAGAAGCTGCGCTTCGCCATCCGTGAAGGCGGCCGCACCGTCGGCGCCGGCGTCGTCGCGAAAATCGTCGAGTAATCTCGAACGGTCTTCAGCGACAGCTGATCTAAGCGAAGGCCCCGGAGAGCAATCTCCGGGGCCTTTTGCTATCCAATATCCACCGTCATTCCCGCCCTTGTGGCGGGAACCCCTCCGTCCGCCGCTGGTGCGGGAGGGGCGAACCGCTGGCGGTTCGCTTGTATCTCACGTGTCAGCTGAACCAGAGGTTCCCGCCACAAGGGCGGGAATGACGATGGTTAGGGTGTAAACGGAACGCCCGCGCGTGCATCCAACGTCGCTCGCCCGCTTGACGCCGCGCCCCGAAAGGCCCAGCACCGCTAGCGGGGAAGGGGAGAACGGCGCTTGAATCTGCGGCGAAGGATCAGGGACAGTCTCGTCGCGCGCTACGGCCTGGCCGTCGGCCTGACGATGCTGGCGGTGCTGCTGCGCTTTGGCCTGAACGCGGTGTTCCCGCCGGGCTTTCCCTATGTGACCTTCTTCCCGGCCATCGTGGTGGCTGTCTATCTGGGCGGCCTGGGCCCCGGCGTTCTGTGCGCCGTCCTGAGCGGCGTCAGCGCCTGGTACTTCTTCATCCCGCCGACCTTCGCCTTCAGTTTCGATGTTTCGGTGCTGGTGGCCCTGGCCTTCTACGCCTTCGTCGTGGCGGTCGACATCTTCTTCATCGACGGCATGCGCAAGGCGCTGGACCAGCTGGAGGGCGAGCGGGAGCGCTATCGCGAACTGGCCGACAGCCGCGACCTGCTCTATCGCGAACTGCATCACCGGGTGAGCAACAACCTGCAGGTCGCCGGCGCCTTGCTGCGGCTGCAGGGGCAGGGCGTCACCGACGTCGACGCCCGTCACGCGCTGGAACAGGCCGGCGAGCGGATCGAGATCATCGCCCGCATCCAGCGCGAACTGCACAACCGCATGGGCGAGCCCGTGCCGTTCCGCGACTTCGCCGAGGCCCTGCTGGCCAGCGCCGCCGCCGCGGCCGGGGCCCGCGTGCGCCTGACCCTGCAGGGCGGCGAGCAGCCCCTGCATCCCGACCAAGCCACGCCCGTCACCCTGGTGATGCTGGAGAACTTCAATAACGCGCTGGAGCACGGCTTCGGCGAGGCCGGGCCGAATGGGGAAGAGGTCGGAGAGGTCAGGATCGTGCTGGACCAGACCGGCCTGACCCACCTGCTGACGGTCAGCAACGACGGCGCCGGCCCGCCCACGGGCTTCGACCCGGCGCGGTCGAAGAGCCTGGGCCTGCGGATCGTCAGGGCCATGGCCCAGCAGTTGGGCGGCAAGTTCGAGATGGCCCGCGAGGACGGCTGGACCGTCTGCCGCCTCAGCTACGCGCCGAAGCGGGACTAGAGCATCGTGCGTTTAATGTGACGCATAGCCAGCGGCCTTGAAGTAGTTCCAGCACTCTTGGGGCTCGTAGAGGCTGCAGATGTCGCCGACGGCCCTCCAGAGGTCGTCGAAGGTGCGAGCGCAGGCGCCGCGCAGATGGGCTTTTAGCTTTGAGAAGGCCATCTCGATCGGGTTGAGGTCGGGCGAGTAGGGCGGGAGGAACAGGAACCAGGCTCCCCGCGCCTTGAGGGCCTGGACGGCTCTTGGTCCCTTGTGGGCGGCGAGGTTGTCGAGAACCACGACGTCACCGGGGCTGAGCGTCGGCGCTAGCTGGGTCTCGACATAGGCGTCGAAGGCGTCGCGGTTCATCGGGCCATCGAGCACCCAGGGCGCGGTCAGCTGCGCGCATCGCAGGCCAGCGATGAAGGTCTGGGTTCTCCAGTGGCCGAAGGGCGCATCGGCCGCCAGGCGCTTACCGCGCAGGCTGCGGCCGCGCAGCCGGGTCATCTTGGTGGTGACCGCCGTCTCGTCAATGAACACCAGCCGCGCCGGCTGCTGGCGCATGACGGGCTGGCGGTGCTCGATCCACTCCCTGCGCCGTTCACGCACCGCTTCGCGTGCGCGCTCCGAGGCCATCAGGGCTTTTTTTATATGTGAACCCAGCCGCGCGAAGCGCCCGCGACAGCGAACTGGGATCCGCGCTCACCCCGCGTTGCGCCTCCAGCAAGGCCGCCAGTTGCGGCAGGGTGATATCCGGCTTGGCTTCGACCTGTTCGATCAGGAACGACCGATGCGCCGCCAGCTTGCCGTCTCCCGGCGGCCGTCCCTGGCGCGCTGGCGCACAAGAGCCCGTCTGCTCCACCCGCGCCAGCAGCTTCACCGCGCAACTGTTGCTGACCCCAAAGTGCTTGGCCGCACCACGACGTGATCCACCGGCGCTGACGTAGCCAATGATCCGATCTCGAAGATCACCCGAATAGCTCTTGCCCATGATCCACCTCCAACCACGGTGAATCATGCTTCGCGCAAACCTGGAATCCCTTCGATTCCGATTTCATGTCCGACGCTCTAGAGCGCCAGCCGATAGAACCGCGTGTCGACCGCCATGCGGGGAAAGGCGTCCGGCAGATCCTCGACGGCGACCGGATCGAAGCCGTTCTTCTCGTAGAACCGGTGCGCGGCCGTGAACCGGTCCGTGGTCCCCAGCCAGACGGTCGCGACGCCGTTCATCCTGGCGTGCGCGAGGGCGGCGTCGAGCAGCGCCTGGGCCGCCCCGACCGATCCGCGCGCCTCGGGCTTCACGAACATCTTGCGCAAGGCCGCGGCCGCGCCGCCGATGTCCTTCAGGGCCACCGTGCCGACCGCTTGGCCGTCAAGCTCGGCCAGCCAGAACTGGCCGGTCCCGGTCTGGTACCACTCGGGGATGGCGCCCAGGTCGGGCTGGTCGGCGGCGGTGATGGCGATCCCGAACTCGTCCCGCTGGATAGGCAGGATCACCGCGATGACGGCGTCCTCGTCCCCCGGTCGGAAGGGTCTGACGATCACAAGCGGTCGGCCGGCGCGGGATGGCCGTCGGTCGCCTCGCGCGGCGTGGTCAGGCGGGCCAGTTTCGGCTGCAGCCAGCGCTCGATGTCGTCGACGATCTCGTAGACCACCGGCACCAGCACCAGCGACAGCACCGTCGAGGTGATCAGGCCGCCGATCACGGCCACGGCCATGGGCTGGCGGAACTCCGAGCCGGTGCCGATGCCCAGGGCCGTCGGCAGCATGCCGGCCATCATCGCCAGGGTGGTCATGACGATCGGGCGGGCCCGCTCGTGACAGGCGTCGAGGATGGCGTCGCGCTGGCTCATGCCGTCACGCTCCTGCTCGATGGCGTATTCGACCAGCAGGATCGAGTTCTTGGCCGCCAGGCCCATCAGCATCAGGAAGCCGATCAGCGACGGCATCGACAGCGATTGGCCGGTGATCAGCAGGGCGAAGAACGCGCCGCCGATCGCCAGGGGCAGGGCCGACAGGATGGTGATCGGCTTGAAGAAGCTGCGGAACAGCAGGATCAGCACGCCGAACACCAGGCCCACGGCCGACAGCAGGGCGACCGCGAAGCCGGTGAACAGCTCGACGAACGCCTCCTGGTCGCCGGCCGAGGCGGGCCCGACGCCGGCCGGCAGCTTCTTCATGGTCGGCAGGTTGCCGACGTCCGTCATCGCCTGGCCCAGCTGGGCGCCGTTGTTGAGGTCGGCCTCGATGGTCACCTGCCGCTTGCGGGCGAAGCGGTCGATCTTGGCCGGACCGGCCTGGAACGACAGGTCCGCGACGGTGTCGAGCCGGGTCGTACCGCCGCTGGCGGTCGGCACGCGCAGGGCGCCCAGGGCGTCGAGGTCGCGACGGCTCTCGGCCGGCAGGCGCACGCGGATGGGAATCCGCCGCTCGCCCTGGGTCATCTTGGCGACGTTGGCGTCGATGTCGCCGACCGTGGCCACCCGGGCGATGGCGGCGATGTCGGCCGAGCTGACGCCCAGCCGCGCGGCCTCGTCGGCCTTGGGCCGGATCAGGATCTCCGGACCGCTGGGCGGCGACGAGGGGCGCGGGTCGGCGACGGTGTCGAGCTTCTGCATCTCGCGCTCGATCTGGGCGGCGGTGCGCTCCAGCAGCGGGCCGTCCTCGGAGATCAGGATGGTCTGGACCTCCGACGTGCCCCAGTCGCCCAGCAGGTTGACGCGGGCGTCGGGGATGTCGTGCAGGCCGTTGCGGACCTCCTGCTTGATCTCGGTGACCGTCAGGTCGCGCTTATGGTTCAGCACGATGGTGATGGTGGCGTCGCGAATGTCGGTCCCGCTCTGGCCACCCCAGCCGCTGCCGATGTTCGAGCCGACCTGGGCGAAGACGTGGGCCACCTCGGGACGCTTGCGGAACATGGTCGTCACCGACTGCACCGTGCGATCCATGTCGGCCACGGTCGCGCCGGGCGGGCCCTGGACCTTGAGGTAGTAGTAGTTGTTGTTGGCCGCGGGCTGGAAGGCGGTGGGCAGGAAGCCGGCCAGCATGATCGAGCCGATGAAGATCGCCCCGCCGATGATGCAGGCCAGGATCCGGTGATCCAGCGACCAGTCCAGGACGTTGCGATAGAAGCCCTTGAAGTCCCGGCGCGGATGCGGGTCCTTGGCGGGCTTCAGGAAATAGGCGGCCAGCAGCGGGGTCAGCAGGCGGGCCACGACCAGCGAGAACAGCACGGCCACGGCGACCGTCAGGCCGAACTCCTTGAAGAACTGGCCGGGCGTGCCGGGCATGTACGACACCGGCACGAACACCGCGACGATGGTGAAGGTGGTGGCCACGACCGCCAGGCCGATCGCGTCGGCGCCTTCGATGGCCGCCTGGAAGGGACGCTGCCCCCGGGCGACGCGCTTTTCGATGTTCTCGATCTCGACCACGGCGTCGTCGACCAGGATGCCGATCACCAAGGTCAGGGCCAGCAGGGTCACGACGTTCAGCGAGAAGCCCATGATCGCCATGAAGGCGAAGGTGGGCACCAGCGACACCGGCATGGCGATGGCGGTGATCAGGGTCGCCCGCCACTCGCGCAGGAACAGGAACACCACCAGCGAAGCCAGCAGCATGCCTTCCAGCAGGGTGTGCTCGGTGGCCGCGAAGCTGGCGCGGGTCTCGTCGACGGTCGAGAAGATCTTCACGAAGCTGACGCCGGCCTGCTTCTGTTCGAGGGCGTCGATGGCCGCCTTCACGCGGTCCTCGACGGCGACGTCGCTGCTGTCGCGGGTCTTCATCACCTGGAAGGCGACGACGGGGCGGCCGTCCAGGCGGGCGAAGCCGCGCTGCTCCTCGGCGCCCTGGCCGACCTGGGCCACGTCGGTCAGCTTGACGTAGCGGCCGCCGGCGATCGGGATGGTGATCTGGCGCAGCTGTTCGACCGTGGTGGCCGCACCCAGCACGCGCAGGGTCTGCTCGCGACCGCCGACATTGGCGCGGCCGCCGGGGGCGTCGACGCTGAAGCTGGCCAGGGCGGTGTTCAGCTGCGGGGCCGTCACGCCGAACGAGGCCATGCGGTCGGGATCGATGATGACGTTGATCTCGCGATCGACGCCGCCCACACGGGCCACCTGGGCCACGCCCTTCTCGCCCTGCAGGGCGCGGGTGACGGTGTCGTCGATGAACCACGACAGCTCGGTGGCGCTCATGCCCGGGGCCGAGACGGCGTAGGTGATGATCGGGGCGCTGGTGATCTCCAGCCGCTGGACGATCGGCTCGTCGACCTCCTTGGGCAGGACGGCGCGGGTCTGGTCGACCTTGGAGCGCACCTCGTCGGTGACCTTCTGCAGGTCCTCGCCGAGGTTGAACTCGATCGTCGTGGTCGAGGCGCCCTGG encodes:
- a CDS encoding IS630 family transposase (programmed frameshift) is translated as MGKSYSGDLRDRIIGYVSAGGSRRGAAKHFGVSNSCAVKLLARVEQTGSCAPARQGRPPGDGKLAAHRSFLIEQVEAKPDITLPQLAALLEAQRGVSADPSSLSRALRARLGSHIKKALMASERAREAVRERRREWIEHRQPVMRQQPARLVFIDETAVTTKMTRLRGRSLRGKRLAADAPFGHWRTQTFIAGLRCAQLTAPWVLDGPMNRDAFDAYVETQLAPTLSPGDVVVLDNLAAHKGPRAVQALKARGAWFLFLPPYSPDLNPIEMAFSKLKAHLRGACARTFDDLWRAVGDICSLYEPQECWNYFKAAGYASH
- the tuf gene encoding elongation factor Tu encodes the protein MAKEKFERTKPHCNIGTIGHVDHGKTTLTAAITITLAKSGGATAKNYADIDAAPEEKARGITINTAHVEYETANRHYAHVDCPGHADYVKNMITGAAQMDGAILVVSAADGPMPQTREHILLARQVGVPALVVFMNKVDMVDDEELLELVEMEVRELLSSYQFPGDDIPITKGSALAAVEGRDAKIGEEAILALMASVDEYIPQPERPIDLPFLMPVEDVFSISGRGTVVTGRVERGIVKVGEEVEIVGIRPVQKTTCTGVEMFRKLLDQGQAGDNVGVLLRGTKREDVERGQVLCKPGSITPHTKFVAEAYILTKEEGGRHTPFFTNYRPQFYFRTTDVTGIIKLREGVEMIMPGDNAELDVELITPIAMEEKLRFAIREGGRTVGAGVVAKIVE
- a CDS encoding sensor histidine kinase; translation: MNLRRRIRDSLVARYGLAVGLTMLAVLLRFGLNAVFPPGFPYVTFFPAIVVAVYLGGLGPGVLCAVLSGVSAWYFFIPPTFAFSFDVSVLVALAFYAFVVAVDIFFIDGMRKALDQLEGERERYRELADSRDLLYRELHHRVSNNLQVAGALLRLQGQGVTDVDARHALEQAGERIEIIARIQRELHNRMGEPVPFRDFAEALLASAAAAAGARVRLTLQGGEQPLHPDQATPVTLVMLENFNNALEHGFGEAGPNGEEVGEVRIVLDQTGLTHLLTVSNDGAGPPTGFDPARSKSLGLRIVRAMAQQLGGKFEMAREDGWTVCRLSYAPKRD
- a CDS encoding efflux RND transporter permease subunit, with the translated sequence MSDQHRKTGELKVSAWAIRNPIPVAVLFIALMIAGIGCYLTLPIKQFPNVEFPAVTVTVTQSGAAPGEMETQVTRPIEDAVASISNVKTIRSSVVQGASTTTIEFNLGEDLQKVTDEVRSKVDQTRAVLPKEVDEPIVQRLEITSAPIITYAVSAPGMSATELSWFIDDTVTRALQGEKGVAQVARVGGVDREINVIIDPDRMASFGVTAPQLNTALASFSVDAPGGRANVGGREQTLRVLGAATTVEQLRQITIPIAGGRYVKLTDVAQVGQGAEEQRGFARLDGRPVVAFQVMKTRDSSDVAVEDRVKAAIDALEQKQAGVSFVKIFSTVDETRASFAATEHTLLEGMLLASLVVFLFLREWRATLITAIAMPVSLVPTFAFMAIMGFSLNVVTLLALTLVIGILVDDAVVEIENIEKRVARGQRPFQAAIEGADAIGLAVVATTFTIVAVFVPVSYMPGTPGQFFKEFGLTVAVAVLFSLVVARLLTPLLAAYFLKPAKDPHPRRDFKGFYRNVLDWSLDHRILACIIGGAIFIGSIMLAGFLPTAFQPAANNNYYYLKVQGPPGATVADMDRTVQSVTTMFRKRPEVAHVFAQVGSNIGSGWGGQSGTDIRDATITIVLNHKRDLTVTEIKQEVRNGLHDIPDARVNLLGDWGTSEVQTILISEDGPLLERTAAQIEREMQKLDTVADPRPSSPPSGPEILIRPKADEAARLGVSSADIAAIARVATVGDIDANVAKMTQGERRIPIRVRLPAESRRDLDALGALRVPTASGGTTRLDTVADLSFQAGPAKIDRFARKRQVTIEADLNNGAQLGQAMTDVGNLPTMKKLPAGVGPASAGDQEAFVELFTGFAVALLSAVGLVFGVLILLFRSFFKPITILSALPLAIGGAFFALLITGQSLSMPSLIGFLMLMGLAAKNSILLVEYAIEQERDGMSQRDAILDACHERARPIVMTTLAMMAGMLPTALGIGTGSEFRQPMAVAVIGGLITSTVLSLVLVPVVYEIVDDIERWLQPKLARLTTPREATDGHPAPADRL
- a CDS encoding GNAT family N-acetyltransferase, which translates into the protein MILPIQRDEFGIAITAADQPDLGAIPEWYQTGTGQFWLAELDGQAVGTVALKDIGGAAAALRKMFVKPEARGSVGAAQALLDAALAHARMNGVATVWLGTTDRFTAAHRFYEKNGFDPVAVEDLPDAFPRMAVDTRFYRLAL